The Kineococcus radiotolerans SRS30216 = ATCC BAA-149 genomic interval GTCGTCACCACGAACGACGGGCGCACCGCGCAGGTGCTGCTGGAGGTCGTCGACGGCACCGAGGGCACCGCCCACCCCACGACCACCCTGGCCTCGACCGTCGTCGACGTCCGCCGCGGACGGCCGGTGACCCTCGACGTCCTCTTCACCGACCCGCCGGCGGCGCTCGCGGACCTCGCCCCCGTCGTCGAGGACCTCGCCGCCGCGCGGGGCGAACCCGTCACCGCGCCGGAGGGGCTCACCCCCGAGGTGGGGAACTGGGCGACCTGGCAGTCCGGGCCCGACGGGCTCGCGTTCTCCTTCCAGGACTTCCAGCTCGGCGGGCACGGGACCCGGAGCTACGTGGTGCCGTGGGCGGAGGCCGAGGCTCTGCTGACCGACGAGGCCCGGGAACTGCTGGTGCCGCGCTAGCCGCGGTCCCTGTGCACCCGGCCGACGACGACGAGCTCCACCGGCGACCCCGCCCCGGCGTCCTCCAGCAGCTTCCACACGTCCGGCCACCGCAGCCCGCCGATGCCCGAACCCAGGTGCGGCACCCCCAGTCGGTCGATGCCGCGGGCTGCGGCGTCCGCGAGGGCGGCCCGCACCGTCGCATCGATCGCCTCCAGCCGCGCGTCCGCACCCCGTTCCACCTGGGTGGCGAGGTTATAGACCACCACTCCCTCCGGCGTTTCCCACGGCATCACGTCGCCGAGCCGGAACTCCCCGGCCAGGCAGCGGCGCTCGTACTCGCGCACCAGCGCGGGCCAGCGCTCCCGGACTTGTCGTGCGATCCCGCCGGCCATCGATCCGCGGCAGTTGCAGCCGTGGGCGAGGGCGGGCAGGCCGAGGGTGAGCAGATCTCCGGTGGTGTGCGTGGTGGGCATCGATCTCCTCGGGCGGTCGGGGCCGGTGGTCTCAGGCGGCGAGGGCGTGCGCGGCCTGCGTGGCCAGCTCGTCGATCCACGCCTGCTGCTCCGGCGTCAGGTCGGTCGCGGATCGCGTCGGCCGGGTCGCAACCGGCTTCGGGGTGCGGTGGCGGGAGTCGTCGAGCTCGCGCGTCCAGTGCCAGCCGCCGAACGTGCACGCGTAGTAGCGCACCGGCTCTTGGTGGTCGCCGTTCCAGGCGAGCGCCAGGGCGTGCTTGCGGACCGCGTCCTCGCGGTCCTGGCAGTGGATCTTCCCGCAGCGGCACCGCCGCATCTGGCTGACGTAGGCGCGGACCTGCGCCCGTCGCCGCTCCGCCCGCTTCACCCGACGCTTGCTGCTCATGCCGCCTCCTGACCGGTGCACTGCTCCGACGACGGGAGAGTGCCGGGAGGGTCCGACACGAAGTGCTGCCCACCGGTGGATCCGGTCTGGTGAGTGGCCCTCTGCTGCAACCATTCCGACTGCACACGCCCTCGGATCGTGGTGACTCCGACCCGTGCAGGACCACCCGGTCGGACGCCGGCGGGGTGCCACGAACCGCGAGCGGGTCGTGAGCCGCCCGACGCCCGGTGTCGATCCAGCCCGGCTCGCGGTCCGCGCCGGATCACGCCCCCGAGGTGGGAGAAGGGATGCCGCCGTCCGCGACACGCAGGGCGTCGAGCGCGCGGAAGATGGCGTCGACCGCGGCGGCGTCGCCGACGACCTCGGGCAGGTGGACGGCGGGCTCAGCCTGCCAGTTCCTCCGTCTGGCGTCCCGGATGCGCTCGGCGAGCACCGGCACGCCCTCGAGCAGGCTCGCGGTGCGTTCGACCTGCTCGGCGCTCAGCCGGGACGACAGGGCGTCGAAGTGGAACTTCAACCAAGGCCGCGTGCTGCTCTTGCCGGTGTTGACGTTCAGCACCCAGACGCGAGCCTGCTGCTCCCCGAAGGCGTACCAGGCGTTGAGCCGGGGCGTTGCTCCCTTGCCCCAGGCGACCCGCGAGCCGTGGGACTCCGCCTCGTCGAGCAGCCGGTGGACGAGCGCGACCTCGGCAGGAGTGCACCGCTCCTGGGCCGCCGCCAGGAAGCTCTCCCGGTCCCACTGCTGCCCCTCCAGCGGAGCCCGGGTCTTCGCCGACTCCGCTGCCGCTGTCCGGCCGAGCACGCGCGGCACGTACACGGTGTGCTCTCCGCCGGCGTAGCGGCGCAGTTCGACGCCGAGCACCTCGGCGGGGTTCATCTGCTCGTTGAGGAACTCGATGATCCGCACCAGGGAGTCGGGGAGGCGGTCGGCGACGATGAGCATGCGGATCCGTCCCGCCCGCAGGTTGGCCTCGACATCGCGCCAGAGCTCTTCGGCGCTCTGCTCGGGGCTGAGCCTGGCGAGCAGGTCGTCGATGTCCTCCTCGCCGTGTGCCGCCGTCTCCTCGAGCCGGTCGTGCAGCCACTGCAACGGCAGGTGCTTCACGGCGTTGGCGGCGTAGTCGAGCATCTGGGCGACCACCTCGCGGCGGGTTCGGGTGTCGGACGCACGCTTGACCTCCACGAGCACGGGAACGCCCTGCGCGTCGAGGAAGAGGTGGTCGATGCGCAGGTTGCCGCTGCCGTCCTCCTCGACGGGGATGCGGACCTCGCGGCCGATCAGCAGCAGGCGAGCCGCACCTCCTGCCGTGCTGGAGCCGGCGAGGACACCGGGGTGGGTCGCGAGCACCCGCTGCAGCACGTCCTCGGTGGCGTAGTCGTGCTGCTCGAGCACGATCAGCTCACCCCCCGCCTCCAGGAAGATCCCGTCGTCGAGCACGTCTCCTCCTCGGTCCGGCACGTCGGTCATGTCGTGGTCCCGGCGTGGCCGTGCACCCACTGCTCCCCGGGCTGGGCGAACACCAGCCGGGTGTCGTCCGGCCGCCGGCCCAGCACCCGGGCCAGGGCGTCGGCGTAGGCGTCGAGCTGGCCGGCGTAGTGCTGCTCCTTGGCCGCCACGTCGGCGGCGCTGCGCACCCGGTCCGTCTTGTAGTCCACGACGACCAGTTCGCCGGTGCTCGTCTCGGCGAGCAGGTCGACGTACCCCTCCAGGTAGCGCTGCCCGTCGTCGACGACGAGGTACACCTCCCGCCAGGTGCGCCCGCCGTCGGCGGCGTCCCGCACGACGGGCGCGGTCAGCGCCGACCACGCGCGCTGCTCGACCTCGCCGGTGGAGTCGGGGACCTGCTCGGCGGCGCAGACCGCCTCCGCGAGCCGGCGCACCTCCTCGCGGGAGGGGGAGCGCAGGTCGGCGAGTTCCAGCACCCGGTGCACGGCCGTGCCGACGGCGGCGCCGCGACGGCGGGTGGTGCGCCGCGGTGGCCGGACCCCGGCCTCGTCCCCAGCGGTGGTGTCCGGTGCGTCGTGCTCCTTCGCGGGTTCCTCCTCGCGGCTCGGCCCGCTGGTGGGGACCGCGGTCGCCTGACGCACTGCGGTGGCGCTGGTGGCGACGGCGGCGTGCAGGGCCGCGAGGAGAGCGGCGCGCTGCTCGAGGAACTCCGCGCGGTCGGGCAGATCGCGCGCTGTCCTCCCCTCGTCCTCCGGAACGAGCACCTGGAAGGGCGTTGCCGGAGCCGTTCCCTGCGCCGCGCGCTGAGCTCGGGGTTCGCTCTCGCAGCGCGCCAGACCGCTGTCGGCGAGCAGTTCCCACAGCTTCTGCGCCCGGCTGCCGCCGGTCCTGGACGGCTTGTGGTAGCAGCCGACGACGAGGTGGTCCTGCGCGCGGGTGAGCGCGACGTACAGCAGGCGGATCGCCTCCTGCTCGGACTCCGCCTTCTCGTCCTGGGACGCCTGCCGCCAGCCGGGCATCTCCAGGACGTCGGCGCGGAAGCGCACGAGCGGGCCGTCCGGTGCCCACAGCACGGTGGCGTCGTCGCGGCCGGAACCGTTGAGACCGGCGACCACGGTGACGGGGAACTCCAGCCCCTTGGAACCGTGGACGGTGAGGATCCGCACCGCGTCGTCGTCGGGTTCGGGAACGACGGTCTCCACGAGGTCGGCGCTGTCCTGCTGCTGCCGCACCGTCCAGCTGAGGAACCCGGTGAGCCCGGAGCCCCCTCGGTCGCACCACTCGCGCGCCTGGTCGACGACGAAGCGCAACCGGCGCCAGTGGTCACGGGGACGGCGCTGGGAGGCGGTCAGCTCCACCAGGCGCAGCTCCCGCACGACCTCCTCGACGAGCTGGTTGACGGGCACCCACCAGCGCTGCTCGTGCCAACGCCGCAGGGTGCGCAGCGCGGCGGCGACGGGGTGCTGCTCGTCGATGCCCTCCGGCACGGCGGCGTGGATCGACCAACGGCCGCCGGCGGCCCGCCAGCCGACGAGGTCGACGTCGGAGCACGCCAGACCCGGCTGGCGCAGCGCGGCCAGCAGGGCGACCTGGTCGGCGGGGGAGTCCACCGCCTGCAGCAGCGCCAGCACGGCGCGCACCGCGTCGGTCGACCACACCAGCGAGCGGCTCTCGACGCGGTAGGGGATGTCGCGGCCCTCCAGCGCCCGTTCGATGCTGGCCAGCGGGGTGCGGGTGGGCAGCAGGACCGTCACGTCGCGGTACTGCGCGGGGCGCTGCCCGCGGGTGCTGGTGCCGTCGGGGTGGCGGGTGCTGGCCTCCACCGGCCAGCCCTCCGCCTTGGCGCGGGCGATGACGTCGGCGACGTGCTCGGCCTCGAGGTCGCGCAGCGCGCCGGCGGGGACGTCCCGGTCCCCGCCCAGCAGCAGCACCGGGACGTCAACCCCGTCCGCACCGCCGTCCCGGGCCGGGTGCAGGTCGGCGTAGGCGATGCCCGCGGCAGGGTCGGCGCCGATGAGCGTGCGGAAGGCGTGGTTGGCGGCCTCCAGGACACCGGGCACGCTGCGGAAGTTCACCGCCAGTCCCGTGCGGCCACGTTCGTGCAGGTCGCCGACGGCGGTGAACGTCGCCACGTCCGCGCCGCGGAAGCGGTAGATCGACTGCTTGGCATCACCCACGAAGAACAGCCGGCCGGGGGCGACGGGGATCTCCTGCCACTGCTCAGGAGGTTCCTCCCCGCAGTCGCCGGCGAGCAGGCAGGCGATCTCCACCTGCAGCGGGTCGGTGTCCTGGAACTCGTCGATGAGCAGGACGGGCCACTGCGCGTGCAGGCGCTCACGCACGTCCCGGTTCCGGCGCAACAGGTCGCGGGCCAGGACGAGCAGGTCGTGGAAGCTCAGGGCACCGAGCTCCCGGCGGCGGTCGGCCTCGGCGAGCAGCCAGTCCTGCACCCGCGCCGTCAGCGTCTTGGTGGTGGCGGCTCCCACCGCCGAGCGCAGGTCCTCGACGGCCCGCTGGGCGTGGGCGAGCGCGTCGACGACCTCGGCCTTGTCCAGCCCCGCCTGCTGCCACGCGGGTTTCCTGCCACCGCTGGAGGACAGCTTCACGTCCCCGAGCAGGGCGAGGACGTCCCAGCGGTCCGTGGCGGCGGACACCGCCTGCGCGAAGGGGTGCACGACCTCTCGCAGGTGGGTGGTGAGCTTGTCGCCCTCGGGCCAGCGGTCCGCGGCGGCCAGCACGGCGCGCAGCGGAGCCAGCACGTCACCGGCCTCGACGGGAGGCAGCGGGCGCTCGCGCAGCGGCTGGGAGCGCAACCGGTCCCAGGCGCCGGCGAGCGTCGCGGCGGTGCCGCGCAGGGCCGAGGTGCTGAGGCCGAGGGTGAAGGCGGCGGTGACGTGGTCGGCGACGGCGGGGTCGGCGAGCAGGTCCGCGAGGAAGTCCTCCCAGGCGTCGTCGTCGAGCTCGTCGCCACCCGTCGCTGACGCCACGGCGAACCCGGGCGGCAGGCCCGCTTCCAGGGGCGCCTCCTGCAGGATGCGGATCGCCGTGCCGTGCAGGGTGCCGATGGCGGCGTCGTCGAGGGCGGCGGCGGCCGTGCGGCAGCAGTCCCGTTCCTGCGGCTCGTAGGTGGTGCCGCGGTGCTCTCCCCGTGCGGCGTCCTCCAAACCTTCCCGGATGCGGCTGCGCAGTTCCGAGGCGGCGTTCTCGGTGAAGGTGATGGCGGCGAGCTCGCCGACGTGCTGCAGGTGGCCGGTGGCGACCATGTGCACGACACGCGCCACGAGTGCGGTCGTCTTCCCGGTGCCCGCACCGGCTTCGACGAACAGCGTCTCGGCGTGGCTGGTGCGGACCCGGTCACGGGCGCTCTGGTCCTGCGGTGCGGAGTTCACTGCCCGTCCTCCGGAGGCTCGGGGGGACCGGGGTCGGCCAGTCGGGCGTAGGCGCGGACGGCCTCGTCGGTGCGCACCTGCTCCCACTGCTCGCCGCGCGTCGTGGGGCAGACCCGGTCGTAGTCGCAGTACCGGCACGACTGCCAGCCACCGTACGTCTCCGCGCCGGGATTGGCGGGGTAGGTGCCGGCGCGGATGCCGCCGACGGTGACGTCGAGGACGTCGAGGAAGCGCCGCTCCTGCTGCGGGCCCACCGCGGCACCACGCTGGGAGGAGTCGGGGGTGAACGTGTAGTACGCCTCCACCGCAGCGGCGGGGTTCCCCGTGAGGGAGCGGGCGGCCAGCGCGTACAGCGGCAACTGCAGGCGCCGGCCGCGGTCGGTGAGGTCGGTGTCGTCGGCGGCGGCCCCCCGCTTCGGGAACTCGCCGTAGCTGCTGGACTTCCCGCTCTTGTAGTCCTGCACCACGAGCCCGCCAGCCGCGGTGGCGTCGATCCGGTCGATGCGACCGCTCAACCGCAGCGCACCCTGCGTCGGCAGGTCGAGGACGAGGGCGTCCTCGTCGCCGAACGCTGCTTCCACAGCGATCGGCCAAGAACGCTCGGCTGCCCTCCGCGCGCTGTCAGCGGCCAGCAGGTCGGCCACCTGGCGGCGCAGCTCCCGCAGCTGCACCGGCCACAGCGCCGGGTGGCGGCCCAGCCCACCGCGCCGCTCCAGCCGGGCGACGTGGGTGTCGAGCAGGTCCAGCGCCGCCTGCACCTCCTCCGGCGTCCAAGCGGCGTCGGGAGAGCGGCCGGGTTGCTCGGGCGTGCCCAGGTGGGGTCGCAGGAACTCTTCGAGGACGTCGTGCAGCAGGGAACCCCGATCGGCGGGGCTGACGCTGTCGTGCTCGGCCGCCTCCTCCAGCCGCCCCACCCGCAGCACGTCCCGGAACAGGTGCCGCGCCGGGCAGGTCGCCCAGCGCTCCAGCGAGGTGGCCGAGTGCCCGCGGTCCACCCGTTCCCGCAGCCCCTCCGGCAGCTCCTCCGTCCCGCCCGTCCACGGCCCGAACTCCCCACGCGCCCGCGCCCGCGCGGCGACCAGCCCCCGCTGCAACCGCGGGTCCGCAGCGGCCAGCTCGTCCACGGCCCCGGCCAGCACCGTGCGGGCCGCGTCGAGCTCGTGCACGGAGGTGAACTCCCCGCCGCGGTCCAGGGCGTCGACGAACGAGTCGTAGCTGCGCAGCCCCGGCAGGGCGCTGCCGGGGCTGTCCACCTCACCGGCGCCGACGGGGCGGCCGGCGCGCAGCGACGCCTGCTCCAGGAACCACGGGGAGGCGAACTGCCGCCGCTGGGTGCGGGAGTTCGCCCGCGCGCAGGACAGCACGATCTGCGGTGCGGTGCGCAGCGCCGCGCGCCAGGCGCGCTGCTCGTCGGCGCGGCGCGAGGCGAGCGTGGCCAGGTCGGGGGAGAGGAGCTCCCGGTCGGCGTCGCGCAGTACCGGGTGCTCGCGCTGGCGGGCCGGAGCGGCGTCCTCGCTCAGGCCGAGCACGAGCAGCAGGTCCAGGTCGGCGCCGGCGAACTCCCGCACCGGCCCGACGAGGATGCCGCGGCCCAGCACGGTGGCGCTGGGCGCCGCGGTCCCGAGCGCGTCGGTCACGGCATCGCGCACCGCGGCGGCGTCGGGTCCCTGACCAGTGGCGTCGAGCTGCGCCAGCGCTCCAAGGGCGGTGTCCACGGCGTCGTGGGCCTGCTGCTCCAGCTCCACGGCCCGCTGGAGGTCGGCCTCCGCGCGCAGCGTCCAGCCGTCGACGCTGCGGCGGTCACCCAGGCAGACCCGCAGCGCCACCCGCAGCGCCTCCGCCGCGTGCGCCCACGTCGGCGCGCCCAGCGCTGCTTCGGCCGCGGCGGCCAGCCCATCGAGCGTCAACCGCAGCGAGCGGGCCGCCGCGACCTGCCGGATGCTCTCCTCGTCGCCGGTGTGCCGCGGGCCCTGCTGCTCGAAGCGGTCCAGCCGCTGCCGCCAGGTGCTCAGGCCCCGGGTGGCGCCGGCGGTGCGGGAGACGCGTTCCCAGGTGGAGGCCGGCACGTACGTCCCGTCGGCGGTGAGCAGCGGCCCGCTGGCGAAGAACGCGGAGACGTCGGCGCGCGGGTAGCCGCGGCGGTGCAGCTCCAGCAAGCCGATCAGCGTGCGCCCGGCCACCGTCTGCGCCAGCGTCCGCTGCCCGGGGACGTGGTGCGGCAGACCGGCGGTGGACAGCTGCTCCGCCAGCAGCCGTGCGAAGGGCCGGGAGCTGGTGAAGGCGATGCCGATGCGGTCCGGGCGCGCCGGGTTCTCCTGCAGGTGCGCCAGCACCGACCGCACCGCCAGCCGCACCTCCTCCTCCGGGTCCGGGGCCACGACGAGGTCGACGTACGCGGTGGCGGCTCCTTCAGCCGGCGGTGCGACCTGCTGGCCGAGCAGTTCCGCGGCCCACGCGGTGTCCTGCGCGTCGCAGCACAGCACGCTGAGCCGGCCGGCGGCGTGCAGGGCCGCCAGCAGCCGGTCCTCCGCCCGGGTGCGCCGGCCGGGGGCCACGAGAACGACGTGGGTGTCCGGTGCGCTGCCTGCGGCCAGCGCCTCGACGGCCACCTCCAGCAGCCGCGCCTCCGGTAGCGCGGCACCGAGGTGCCCGCGGTAGGCGCGGTGCAGCTCCAGCACCTCCTGCCCGCGCGCGCTCAGCGGTGCCCCGGTGTGCCCGTCCACCCCGGCGTCGTCGAGCTCGGCGGCCAGCCCCTCCAGCAGCTCGGCGGTGGCGCGGTGCCGGCCCGCGGCGGCCAGCGACCCCGGCGTCGGGTCCAGCCCGGCGATCGCGGCCCGCACGGCGATGGACCGGGCGGTGGAGGTGAGCACCGTGCGGGCCTCCTCCGCGCCCACGGCGAGGTGCCGGGCGCTCAGGCGCTCGGCGAGCTGCGGCAGGCTGGGGAAGCGGACGTTGGCCAGCCCGCCGCCAGCGGCCACCGCCCGGCGCAGGGTGACCCCGGCGAAGCTCGTCGGCACGACGACGTCGACGGGGGCCAGCGGGTCGTCGCGCTGGGCCTCGGCGATGAGCGTGCGCAGAGCGGTCACCGTCGGGGCGTCGCCGCCACGCACGACCACGCGTCCGGACGGAGCCATGTACCGAAAGTAATCAGCGATGAGCGCGCTGTCGACTCACCGGGTGCCGCGGGCCAGCTCCTGCAGCGCCGCCGTGAAGGTGCCGTTCCAGGTGCTGAGGTGCGGCCACGCCGCCGCTACCCGCTGCGTCGCCTCCCGCGCCGACAACCCCTCCGAGCGCACCAGCCACGCCCGCAGCACCAGCCCGGTGCGGGAGGCGCCGGCGTGGCAGTGCACGAGGACCGGTTTCCCCTCGGCGCGCAACGCGGCGACGTCGTCGAGCACGTCGTCGAGGACGGTGGCGATCTCGGAGTTGCTGTCGTCGTCGGTGAAGTAGGCGAAGCGCTGCACGTCGTGGCCGAACCGCCCCCCGGTGCGGCACAACGACACCACCGCGAAGTCGCGGTCGCTGCGGCGCGCGCCGTCGAGGTCGGACGCCCACACCCCGGGCGCGACCTCCCGGGGTTCCAGTCCCCGGGTGGGGGGCGGTTCGTGCAGGCGGGCGTGCCGGGTGCCGTCGAGGCGCACGGCGAGGAGCTGCAGGTCGCGCAGTTCCCACCTCCCCGGGAACCCGGGGACCCGCCCGTGCACGACGGACGTCCACCGGATCGGGATGCCGGTGATGCCCGCCCGCGCCCCGGCGAGCGCGCCGGTGACGCAGGCGACGGTGTCGGTGTCCCCGCCGAGGTCCACGACGAGACGCAGCGCCTCCTCGAACGTCGTGGAACCCCGCA includes:
- a CDS encoding macro domain-containing protein translates to MPTTHTTGDLLTLGLPALAHGCNCRGSMAGGIARQVRERWPALVREYERRCLAGEFRLGDVMPWETPEGVVVYNLATQVERGADARLEAIDATVRAALADAAARGIDRLGVPHLGSGIGGLRWPDVWKLLEDAGAGSPVELVVVGRVHRDRG
- a CDS encoding UvrD-helicase domain-containing protein translates to MNSAPQDQSARDRVRTSHAETLFVEAGAGTGKTTALVARVVHMVATGHLQHVGELAAITFTENAASELRSRIREGLEDAARGEHRGTTYEPQERDCCRTAAAALDDAAIGTLHGTAIRILQEAPLEAGLPPGFAVASATGGDELDDDAWEDFLADLLADPAVADHVTAAFTLGLSTSALRGTAATLAGAWDRLRSQPLRERPLPPVEAGDVLAPLRAVLAAADRWPEGDKLTTHLREVVHPFAQAVSAATDRWDVLALLGDVKLSSSGGRKPAWQQAGLDKAEVVDALAHAQRAVEDLRSAVGAATTKTLTARVQDWLLAEADRRRELGALSFHDLLVLARDLLRRNRDVRERLHAQWPVLLIDEFQDTDPLQVEIACLLAGDCGEEPPEQWQEIPVAPGRLFFVGDAKQSIYRFRGADVATFTAVGDLHERGRTGLAVNFRSVPGVLEAANHAFRTLIGADPAAGIAYADLHPARDGGADGVDVPVLLLGGDRDVPAGALRDLEAEHVADVIARAKAEGWPVEASTRHPDGTSTRGQRPAQYRDVTVLLPTRTPLASIERALEGRDIPYRVESRSLVWSTDAVRAVLALLQAVDSPADQVALLAALRQPGLACSDVDLVGWRAAGGRWSIHAAVPEGIDEQHPVAAALRTLRRWHEQRWWVPVNQLVEEVVRELRLVELTASQRRPRDHWRRLRFVVDQAREWCDRGGSGLTGFLSWTVRQQQDSADLVETVVPEPDDDAVRILTVHGSKGLEFPVTVVAGLNGSGRDDATVLWAPDGPLVRFRADVLEMPGWRQASQDEKAESEQEAIRLLYVALTRAQDHLVVGCYHKPSRTGGSRAQKLWELLADSGLARCESEPRAQRAAQGTAPATPFQVLVPEDEGRTARDLPDRAEFLEQRAALLAALHAAVATSATAVRQATAVPTSGPSREEEPAKEHDAPDTTAGDEAGVRPPRRTTRRRGAAVGTAVHRVLELADLRSPSREEVRRLAEAVCAAEQVPDSTGEVEQRAWSALTAPVVRDAADGGRTWREVYLVVDDGQRYLEGYVDLLAETSTGELVVVDYKTDRVRSAADVAAKEQHYAGQLDAYADALARVLGRRPDDTRLVFAQPGEQWVHGHAGTTT
- a CDS encoding PD-(D/E)XK nuclease family protein, coding for MAPSGRVVVRGGDAPTVTALRTLIAEAQRDDPLAPVDVVVPTSFAGVTLRRAVAAGGGLANVRFPSLPQLAERLSARHLAVGAEEARTVLTSTARSIAVRAAIAGLDPTPGSLAAAGRHRATAELLEGLAAELDDAGVDGHTGAPLSARGQEVLELHRAYRGHLGAALPEARLLEVAVEALAAGSAPDTHVVLVAPGRRTRAEDRLLAALHAAGRLSVLCCDAQDTAWAAELLGQQVAPPAEGAATAYVDLVVAPDPEEEVRLAVRSVLAHLQENPARPDRIGIAFTSSRPFARLLAEQLSTAGLPHHVPGQRTLAQTVAGRTLIGLLELHRRGYPRADVSAFFASGPLLTADGTYVPASTWERVSRTAGATRGLSTWRQRLDRFEQQGPRHTGDEESIRQVAAARSLRLTLDGLAAAAEAALGAPTWAHAAEALRVALRVCLGDRRSVDGWTLRAEADLQRAVELEQQAHDAVDTALGALAQLDATGQGPDAAAVRDAVTDALGTAAPSATVLGRGILVGPVREFAGADLDLLLVLGLSEDAAPARQREHPVLRDADRELLSPDLATLASRRADEQRAWRAALRTAPQIVLSCARANSRTQRRQFASPWFLEQASLRAGRPVGAGEVDSPGSALPGLRSYDSFVDALDRGGEFTSVHELDAARTVLAGAVDELAAADPRLQRGLVAARARARGEFGPWTGGTEELPEGLRERVDRGHSATSLERWATCPARHLFRDVLRVGRLEEAAEHDSVSPADRGSLLHDVLEEFLRPHLGTPEQPGRSPDAAWTPEEVQAALDLLDTHVARLERRGGLGRHPALWPVQLRELRRQVADLLAADSARRAAERSWPIAVEAAFGDEDALVLDLPTQGALRLSGRIDRIDATAAGGLVVQDYKSGKSSSYGEFPKRGAAADDTDLTDRGRRLQLPLYALAARSLTGNPAAAVEAYYTFTPDSSQRGAAVGPQQERRFLDVLDVTVGGIRAGTYPANPGAETYGGWQSCRYCDYDRVCPTTRGEQWEQVRTDEAVRAYARLADPGPPEPPEDGQ